From the genome of Methylocystis echinoides:
CAGATTTCCGACAGCCCGAAGGCCTCATGCGCAGTGGCGACGCCATTCGCCGCCGGCGTGATGGCCTGCACGGCCAGCGCCAGAGCGAAAAGGGCAAATGTCAGCCACCGACGGGGCATAGAACGCCTTCAGTCTCGAAACCGCATCCTTGCGAAGGACGCCATAGAAGCAAAAATACCAGGCGCCTGCAACCGATCGCGTCAAATATAAGGGGGCTTCCTCACTTTTCGTGCTGATTTGCGGTTGGCGACTTCAAGGGCCGCCGATGCGACGCCCGCTGAAGGTGAGGGGAAACTTGGCGCAGATCGACCGTGTCGCGCCGAGGCTCTTTCTCCACGGAGGCAGCCTTTCAGCTGCGTCTGGCGGAGAACAGCGCCAGGACGGCAACGTCGTCGAGATCATTCGCGGCGGCCTGCGGCGTGAACGTCGCCTGGCCGTTTGGAATCGGTCGCCAGTCCTGCGCCGGCGAGCCGTCCTTCAACATCTCCGAGAAATGCGCTTCGACGAGCTTCGTCTTCATCGAGCGGCGGAACAGGTAGGGCAGCGACTGGTCCAGCGTGTCGAGCCGGATGGGCGCGCCCGCCGCTTTCTGGAACGCGTCCCACACGTCCGGAAGGTCGTGCTTGAGGCTCAGCAGCACGCAAGGAGCGCCGGCCGGCGCAGTGGCAAGCGATTGCACGCTCGCGTAGAGCGCCCCGAGGCGCTTCTCGACTGCGTCGCGCGCAACGGCTCCTCCGGGCTTGGCGACGTAACGGAACGTCATGGCCACGTCGCTGATGGCGCGGTAATTCACCCGCCGGAACGTCTTGGGCATCCGAAGGGTCCACCGCGACACCGCGCCCCGGCCTTCGAACGGCAGGTAATCGTCACTTTGTCCCGAGAGCTCGAAGCGGCCACCGTCCTCGCGCACCGTGCTGAGCGCGATCCAGGGCGCCTGCGTCACGCCGTCAGGGGCGATGTCGGGCATGTTTGCGGCCGGCGCGACCTTGCGGCGGAAGGCCTCCTCCAGCACCAGTTCTCCCGTTAACGGGGCCCCTGGGGTCTGGAGATAGGGGATCGTGACCTGCACGCTGCGCAGGCGCCGGTCGTAATGACCGGGGTAGTCGATATCGAACAGCGCCTCGGGGATGGTGAAACGCGCTTCGCCGGTTTCGCGCAACGTCCATAGGGCTTGCGGCGCGATCTGACGCAGGGATATCTGGCGCGTGATCTCGGCGAGCTCCGGCGGCTCGACATAGGCGCGCTCCATGTCGGCGAGGCAGGCCAGCAGCTCGTGTCCGCTCATGAGCTCGCCCCGCGCATCCGCGGGCCGCGAGACGCGCACGAAGGCGCGTGGCTCCCGCTCGTAGCCGAACGAGGCCTGGGCCATGAGCGCGCGCTCGAGCGCCAGGTCGAAGCAGCGGCGGAACAGCTCCATCTGGCGTTCGATGCGATAATCGAACAGCTCGACGTTCGAGTGCTTCTGCTCCAGATAGGTCTTCACCTGATCCGCGTACAACACAGCGTCCTGCTGGACTGCGAGCTCACGTTCGGCCACGCCTTTGCGCAGGACCGCCACGGCGGCGGCGTGTTCGGCCCGTTTGATGTCGGCCGCGGCCTGATGCAGTTGCGCCGCCCATTCGCGCTCGCGCAGCACGTAGCTCGCCTGCTTGCCCAGCAAACCGGCGAAGAAGCTGTGCATGGCGCCGATCGCCTGCTTCTCGCGCGACAGGGCGGACTGAAGCCCCGCGAGTTGCTGCCCGCCGAAATGGACCGCCACGCCGCCGCCGAGCGGCTTCACCGCGGCCTCGATGCTCGGGATGATCTGCAGCACAGACCCCAGGATCTCGATGTTGGACGCCTCCGCGGCCTTGTCGGCGGCCTTGAAGCTTTCCTCGATCTCGCCCGCCTCCTCGGAGAGGATTGTGCCGCCGGAGATGATGCCGGCACCGCTCACTGTGGTGGAGCCTCCCACGCCGGTCGCGCCCATGGCGGCCGCGGCGGCCGGCCCCCCGAACGCCGCGCCCAGCAGCAGCGGAGCGACGCTCAACACCGAAAGCGAGCCGACCTTCACGTCCTTGGCCTGCACGAGATTCAACGTGCGCTGCAACGTGTAGCGCTCGGCCTTGCCGGCTTCCTCGGGTTTGGGAGCCAAGGTGGGTTCGGCCAGGTCGGCTCCCAAGAGGTCTCGGTAGTGGCGCCATCGCTCCAGGGGGGCCAGCCGTTCGGCTCGGGCGCTTTCCACCGCCCTGGCGGCCTCGTCCACCTGCGCCTGTCGGGTCTGGAGAATGAGATCGGCCAGGTCCTTCTCGTTCTGGGCCCGCTTGTAGGCCAGTTCCTCCGAATCCCGGCGGTCGCGCGATTCGCTGAGCGCCGCGCCGAGCCGCGCCATCGCTTCGGCCAGCGCCACGGCCTCGCGATGCACGGCGCGGAAGCGCCGACGCGGCGGCGGCGCGGTCAGCGCGGCCGCGACGTCGGCAATGTCGAGCCCGGCCGCCGCCGCCTCAGCCAGCAGGGCCGGGTCGATTGGCGGAGAGAACAGAGGCAGCTGTATTTGCTGGCCGTCGATGTTCATGCCGTTGCGGACCTTGTAGAGGCGGTCTTCCACCAGGTCCCACAGGGCCAGCAGCTTCTGGTTCTTCTGCACGCCGAAATACTGGATCGAGGCGCGCCGCACGACGCCCAGCGCGGCGTCGGTGGTCGCGGCCGGGGTCGCGCCCGCGGCCGGCCCCAGCAGGGTTTCGGCCTCATAGGCGACGTTGCCAAAAGCGTTCAGCCGCGGCCGAAGCTCCGCATAGGACATTGCCGGCAGCGTCGTGCGCGCCGTCACCGTCTGCGGGCGGGAGCCGGCGCACGCATGCGCGATGACAAAGTGCTGGATCGAGGCGTTGACGTCTTCGGGGGTGAAACGCCGCAAGAAGCGATCGCCGATCGCCACCCGCAGCAGGATGTACTGCATCGCCGCCCAACGCCTGTAGGCGCCCGGCCTGAGCCGCGCGAGGCGATGCGCGCGGAACGGAAACAGCCGCAGCACCTGGATCTGGGCCAGCATGGCGGTCTTTTGAGGATCCCCGTCGGGACGGGAAAGCGACGCCAGAAGTTCGTCGATGGGCGTCATGTCGACATGGCGCAACGGGGTGAAGCGCCAGGCGTTCGCCACGTCGTCGCCGTAGTCGAGCGGGTTCAGCACCCGGTGAAACCACTCGAGCGCCTCATCGAGACGCCCATTCTCCCACAGGCGTTTCATCAGCAGCATCGGAGCGTGGAAGAACAGCTCCCAGTTGTAGACGCCATAGGCCGAACTCGCCTCGAAGGCGACGCCCTCATCCGTGGGCCCGGTCACACGGTTGGGGTCGGCGCCGAACGCGGCCATGAAGCTCGCCGGAGCGCCGAGGCTGCGCAGCTGTGTCTCGGGCGCGAGCAGCGCGTCCAGGCCGCCGGTGCGGAACGCCTTCGCGAAGTCCTCGGCGTGGGCGTGCCAGAAGGGTTCGACGGTTAAGTTGACGGCGTCGACGGACATTGTGCGCCGTCCAAGCTGGGCGACGCCGTCCAGGAACGAAGGACTGACGGCGGCGGCCCGCGCAATGCTAACCTGTGGCCTGATCGCAGCCGCGGCGAAGGCCGCGCCATCGTCCTTCGGCGCCAGAGCGGTCTGGATCACGGCGGCCGACGACAGGCGCATTGCCGCAGTCGCCGTGGCGGCCCACGGATGGGTGGGCGCCGTTTCGGGGGGCTGGACTGCGAGCAGGGCCGCGCGGTCCACTCCGCTCGTGACCGCCGTCGTCCAGGGCAGATGGTCCTTGGGCGTCTTGGGCGCATCCGCGGCGATCGTCGTGGTCCCAACCGACGGAAAGGCGATGTAGCTGCGCCCGCTGGCGTTCAGAAAGAGCGGCGCCTGCAGGGGCGCTCCGAAGCCCTGGTTCAGCGTCACGATCCGGGTATCGGTCGGCGCGTCGAACAGCCGATCGCCCTCACGCGTCTGACCGGGCGGCGTCGCCTTGACGGCGCCGCTTGCCGACAACCCCATGTAGGAGCCTGACAGGGACGCCGCCGACAGGGCTACGTGGTCGCCGTCTACGAACCCGCCCTGGCTGCGCGCAACCATTTCACGCGACCGCGTCGGCAGGGAGAACCGCGCCAGGGCTTCGACCCGCTGCGCGCGGCCGGCCGATCTCGGTCTGCGCAGACCCAGGACGATGGAGGCGGCGTCGCCGGTCCCGGTCGCCTTCAGCACCAGGTCTGCGGGATCGGGGAATTGCGGCTCGTCCCGGGCGAAGACCGCCACGAGCTGGCCCGGCGACAGGCCCGCCAACAGACCGCCGGCTCCCCTGGGGCCGCCGCTGATCGAGACGCCTGTGTCGTTCCACCAGCTCTCGTAGAGCGCCGAGGACTGCTGCTTTGGCGTCCAGGTCTCCCCCTGCAGCTGCGACCAGCAGAGCTTGACCTCCCAGTAGGGAGACGCAAACCGCGGCGTGATCTTTTTCTGCGGGTCGATCGACGCCTGCTCGGGCTGATCGACCTTGCGCACGAGCGTCGGCCAGAACAGATGAAGCCGGCCTTCGTGCATGACCGGCAGCACGTGGACGCCGGATTCGAACAGGCTCCCGTTCGACCCGTCGCCGGCGCGCGGGCTGAGGCGATCCTTTTCCACGCCCTGGACGTCGGCGTTGATCTGCGACCAGGCAGTCCACTCCTGATGATGCTCGTAGCGGTTCAGCCTCCGGTAATAGTATTTGCGTGGCACGCCTCCGCGGCTGCGGCCGACGACGTGCAGCACAGAGGTGAATGCGCCCATCTCGTCTCCCTCGAAGACGGTCTGGAGAAACGTGCCGCAAACTTCCAGCGAAGCCACCCCGCACACGGACTCGAGAAGGTCGGAATAGCCGCGCTCGGCCGTCGCCGCGGTCGCATCGGACTGTCGCAGAGCGTTTTCGAAGGCCATGAAGGCCGGCGTCTTGTCGTCGCGCCAACCCGGCTCCAGCAGGTGCTCCGGGAAGAGCAGCGCTTGCACCAGCGACGCCCAGGTGGGATAGCGCCCGGTGATGCGCCATTCTTTGGCGTTGATCTGGCTCGGCGCAACTCCGTTCTTGATCTCCAGCCCCATGAGGCAGCGCTGCACGAAGATCTGCACGGCGAAAATCGCCTGCCGAATACGCGACGTCAGCACGAAGGCGTTGGTCTGCATGTCGATGAAGTAAAGGCCGAAGAGTTGGTCCGCATCGCGCAATTCCTTCTTGCGAACCAGATAGGCGACGAGCGCGTTCCGACTCGCCTCGCGGATGGGATCGAAGATCCGTCGTGAAGCGTCCAGCCAGCCCGACGCGCTGAAGCGCGACTTCAGCCCCTGCAACACGATGTCCAGGGCCGCGGCGGGGACCGGTTCGACCGCAGCCGCCGCGCACTGCGCACAGGTGAGGCCAAGCTTGTGCGCCGCCTCGATACGCGCCTTCAGCAGCGCCAGCGCCGCAAATGGGCGAGCCGCCGCCTGGTCGGGTTCGAGCGCCCCGAAAGCCGCCGCTCCCGCATCCGAAACGGCGGCGGCCGGCGTCGAGAGCCACCGACCCACGGCGGCCGCGGCGGTGGCGTCGATGGCGCCTGCGGCCTTGACGAGCGCCGCCGCCGCACCCGCCAGCGCGGCGGGACGGCCGGTCGCCTTGATGCACATCTGAGCGACGGCGATCTCGCCCAAGGCCATGGCCCTGACGGTCGCCCCGCCGCCCAGGCGCGCCTGCGTGAGAAGTCCCATGTCTCCCATTGCGAGCGCAGTCGTGGCGTCGTCCCAACCGAGAGCCGCGCTGATCTGGACCGCACGCCAGGCCGCCAGGAGCTCGCCGGATGCATCTTCCCCGGCCGCGATCACGTCCAAAGCCGGACGGTCGCCGACCTTCAGCAGCGCCTTCGCCGGATCGTCCGCCGCACCCAGCAGAGCCGCCACGGTGGCCGCGGACCCGCCGATCGCGGACGTTGTCGCGGCGAGCGCCGCGCCGCGCCGGCGGCGCAGGCGCGCATTCTCCCGGATCTCGAGCTCCTCCTGGCGGGCCTCGGCGCGGCTGACGCGCGTCGCTTCGTCCAGATCGGACTCGCCCTGCGCCGGAGCGGTCGTTTCGTCGGCCCGCTCGGCCGCATCTGCGTCGTTGGCGGAGACGAGCGCGCGCGCAATTGCGTCGCTGACAGCGGCAGGTTTCCAAGCGTCCGGCGCGTCGCTCACGAACGTGCGTATGGCGTCGACGTCCGGGACGGCGTCGAGAACGAGGCGGGCGCGCCGCATGAATGCGAGCAGCGCCGAGGGGGCGACCGACGCCGCCAGGTCGGGGCCGCCGAGAGCCTGCGCCAGCGAGACGAGGTCCAGCGCCGGGAGCCCGAGCAAGCCCGCCATGGTCGTCACGCGGTGCAGCGCCGACACGGCTTCCAGCGTGAGGGTTGGGAGATTCATCGATCGGGCGAGTTCACGCACCGAGGCGGGTTCCAGCGCCAGGGCCGCGGCGATCCCGGGGACGCCGGTTTCCAGAGAAGAATTTCCCGTGAGCGGAGCGCCATCCGCGTCGAGCCCAAAGGCCGGGTGCAGTCGCGCGATCCCGGTGGCCAGGAACAGCCGCGCGTAGAGCGATGTTCGACCGCTGGCGCCGATGCCGCCAGCCAGGGCCGCCGCGACATGCCAATCGACGTCGCACAGGCGCCGCAGCTCAGCCAGCGCTCCCAAGGCTTCCAGGTGGGGGAGCGAGAAGGCCTCGTCGCCATGCGGGCCGACAGCCTCGAGCGCCGCATCGAGCTCGTCGAAGGTCGCCCTCATACGCCGCGCCAGGCGAACGAACCCGTTGATCCGCCGCCAGTCGGCCTCGGTGCGCGCACGTGTCCCGGGGTCGCTCCCGTCCAGACGGCCGCCGTCGAGCGTACGAACCTCGAGAAGGTCGAGGTCGCAGCCGAGCGGCGGATCGAGCACCCAGATCCGGTCGAGCCGATCCTTACGCGCCTCGAGCAGGTCCGTCACGTCGGCCAGACTGACCTGGCCAAGAGCCATGGCCTCGGTGATCTTGGCGTCCGAGCCTTCCTGGTAGCCGGGCTGACGCACAGTCTTGAGCTGGTCGACGGTCAGGTAGATTCGCGCCCGAACGTCACGCGCGTCCGGATCCGGGACCTCGCCGCCGACGACGCGCGTGCGAAGCAGGGCCACCAGTTCCGTGTAAGTGATGTCCAGCGCCTCCAGGAGCGTGCGGACCTTCGGCAAGCCCTTCATCCATTCCACGCCCTCACGGCCGAACAGGGCGGCGGTCTCGATCGGGGTCGGGCCCGGCGTTCCGTCGAGCCTCATGCCGGTAAGGATCTCGACGTCGCGGGCGAACAGGCCAAGCCGTTCGGCCTGCAAGGCGGTCGCGGCGCCGCGTGCGTCGAACAGCTCCAGCAACGCAGCGCGGTCGACCCCTCCGAGCGCCAAGGCGGCCCGCGCCGTGGCGAGCAGCCTGTCGTACGGCAGGCTCATCGGATAGACGGCCGCAGAAACGATCTCGTACGCCTTGTCCTGGACGTTCTCGGGCGCGGCCGACAGCTGTGGTCCGGTGACGCCGTAGGAGGATTCCAGCGGTTTGCCGGCCAGGTCGAATCCGCTCGGGGGCTTATCTTGGGCGACGATGCTTTCGAGGATCTCGTTGATCAGATCGATGGTCGGGATCGTCGTATTGGTATTCTCGCAGCTCAACTTGATGTGCGCGAGATCCGGTCGCCGACCTGGAGCCTGCTTGTCGACGTTGCCAATCAATACGTCGAGCGGCGTCACCCCCGCGGCGTCGGGCGAACATCGCTTGTCGAGGAACTCGAACAGGTCGACCAGATAGGCCGCCGGCCCCATGACGGAGCGGCAGTCGTCGCATTCGCACATTTCCGCGCCGCCGAGCAGATCCTGCAGCGAAGCGACGGCGTCCGGCTTCGGCTCTCCCCGCGCACCCTGCGCCGCGGGCTCTGCAGGAGCGACAGGCGACGCTTCGGCGCCCAGCGGTCTACCGGGGACCGCCAGCGCCGGCGTCGCGTCGTGGCGTTCCTGGTGGTAGCCCACGACGAGGGTGGAGACGGTCTCCGCCTGGCCGGCGGCCCGCCGGTGCAGGGCGCGCAGACCGGAGACCTGCTCGGGCGTCGCGCCGACGGCGCGGGCCACGAAAGCGTCTTCGCTCAGGCGTGCAATGTCGAGCGCGCCGCGGAAGGGCCCTCCGTCCGCCCCGCGCAGCGACAGCGCCGTCTTGAGTGTGACCGGGTCGGGGCTCACGCGAAAGAGGCGCTGCACGCGCGCCAGGCCGGCGACCGCCTCGGCGCGCGCGGCGGGATCATTCACGCCCTCAAAAAGCGTGTCGGCATGCGCGTTCACGAGATCGGCGACGCGGTCGCGGGCGAGGTCGAACGGCGTGGCGCGTACGGCGCGGGCGAGCGCGTCGGCGGTCGCCTGCGGCATGAGCCCTGGCGCGTCGCGCGCCACGGCCGCGACGTCGCGCGCCACCACGGCGGTGGTCTGCGTGACCGCCAGCAGCCCCGCAATCTCGGCAGCCCTGCGCTGGGCCGCCGCTTCGGCGTCTTCGCCCGTCCGCGGCGCCGGCCGGGCCAGCGAGACCGCGTCCGCCAATGCGCGCTCGTCGAGCTCCAGAGCCAGCGTGCGCAGGGTGGTCGCCCCGGGCGCGGCCGCGCGCAGGCGCTCGGCCAGCCCGGGGGCGCCGCCCGCGAGCGCGGCCGTCTGCAGGGCGAAGCGCGCCCCCGCCACGTCCAGGCCCGGCCGGTCGGCCGCGAAGCGCGCCCACGCCTCGTCGTCGAGACCGCCGCTCGCGGCGCGGGCGAACAGGTCGGCGCGCACCGCCGGATCGGGAATGGCGTCGCGCAGGCTCGCATCGAAGCTCGCCCCAGAGTCCAGCGGGAGCGCCATGGCGCGCCGCGCCGCGGCGTCGCGCATCCGCGCCGCCGCATCCTCGATGTCCGCCTCGGGCGTCGGGGGAATGAGCCCGTCCGCGACTGCGTCCGTGAACGCGCGAGCGAGCGCGGCCGGCGTCTGCGCTGCGACCGCGCGCAGGTCACGGGCGCTCAGAAGCCGCACGACAGCGAAGGCGTGCTCAGGCTTGCAGTCGAGGTCGCGAGCGAGCCGATGCGCATCGGCCATGTCGGCAACGTCCGCGCGCGCCAACCCGCATTCGCGCGCCGCGAAGCGGACGTCGCCATTCGCCGCCTCGTCGAAATCGGCGAGCGGCGCGCGCGTCGTGAGCGGCGCGAGCGCCTCCGTCAGGCGCTCGAACAGCGAAGGGCCGCGCGGCGCGCGAACATCGTCGAGGACGATGCGCACGCGTTCGTCGGGCCGCGCCACGAGCCCGAGCGCCAGTTCGTCCACCCCGACGGGCAGTTCGTCGGCGATCGAGGGATCGCCCTGCACGGGCAAGCGGACGATCGAGAATGATTCGACCGGGCGCTCGCCCTGGGCCAGCGTGAACAGCATGTCGGCGCGCCGAGCGGCGTCGCCGCGCCCCTCGCCTTCCCGGAACGCGGACGGCCCGTAGGCGATCGCGAACCTGCCCTCGGCGTCGGTCACGACCGGGGGCTCGCGCCGTCCGAGCTGCTCGCGCGCCGGCCCGACGTCCCGGTCCCACGCGACGACCGTGACACCCGGAACGGGCAGGCCATCCGCGCCCACGACCGCGCCGCTCACGCTGTAGGGCGCGTCCTGGGGCTGCTCGGGGCCTCCCTCGGCGGGCAGCCTGAGATCAATCGCGATCTCCGGGCGGTCGCCGCGCACAGTCTCGGATCGGGCCCGCTCGGCCCCGTCGGGCCCCAGCGCCCGCAGCACGAGGTCGGGGCGATCCTTTGGCCGGCGCACCAGAGCGCCCTCGCGGGCATAAAAGCGCGGGTCATAAAAGGCGCGGTAGCGCCCGTTGGCGTCGCTGCGCACGCGAGCGCAGGCGACGGGATTGTCCACGTCCCCGAGTTCGAGGGCCACGTCGGGGGCCGGCGCGCCGTCCGCGCCGATCACCGCCCCGGCGCAAAGGAAGAACACGTCCCGTCGCAGCGCAATTTCGTTCATCTGCGCCGCAACCTCGGGGCTGATCTCGCCTGGCGCGGGCGCGGCGATCCCGAACTCCTGCTGGAAGGCCCTGACGGCCTCCAGGGTGGTTGCGCCGTAAAGCGCGCGCTCGCGCTCCTCGGGAGCGATATGGCCGCCGAAACCCATCCGGTCGAGAAAGGCGTGGAGGTTGGACACCCCGTCGCCTTGCGCGCGGAACGCGAGAACGGTCAGGGCGACAAGCGCAAGCGGTTCCATGCTGACCTCGTTGACGGCGACCGTTCAGCCCGACGATCAGCCGGCCCGATCGATGTGGTTACAGGATGACGCCAATCGCTTCCGTATTGGCCCGTTCGAATGTCTTTCAGAATTTCTGCAGATACTTCGTCGCCTGTCCGGTCTTTGGATTGACGTAGATGTGGACCGTGGGCAGCCGCAGTTTCACCAGGCCGGTCTGTTGCTGGTAGCGCATCGTGTCCAGCATCGTCTGCGCCGTTGCGTCGGTGAAATGCTCGGGCTTGGGAGCGCCCGCGTGGAACTTCAACTCCTTCGTCGCGGCGCCGCCAAAGGCAGGATCGTCGCCATGGAGAACGAAGTCCGGCCCAGCATTGGCCGAGTCCCCGTAGCGAGCCCATTCGGGGTGCGTGTTGGCGCCGGCCGCTCTGTGGCCCTCCGTGCCCGCGAGCCTCGGATCGTGCGACGTCACCAGCTCCTGGCGAAAGGCGTTCGCTCCCCGCTGCTCGGCCTGCGTCAACTGCGCGGGCGCCTTCGTCACTTCTTCCAGACTCTGACTGCGCCACCACCCCGAGCGCGTGAAGCGTTTGAAGATATCGAGTTGACCGCGCTTGCTGAGCGAAGAGAAAGCCTTCTGCCCGACAGCCATGAACACGTCGAGGAAAGTGAAGACGAGGTTGACCCCGGCTACCGCCGCCTGACCCGCCTCGCTGGCGTTTTCCTTCGAGCCCATGCCGAAGCTCAGGCCCCCGCTGTTCACTTCGTCGCCCGTCTTGCCGAAAAGGGAAAGGATGCTCTCGAGAAAGGGGGGATTCTGGGTCTCGGCGAGCATCAGCCCGTAATCCATCTCGGTTTTCGGCGGCTGCCCGTCCTTCCGGTCGCCATGGCCGCCGGCCTGCGCCGTGCTGCTCCCGCCGTCCTTGACGACCCCCGCGCCACCGGGCGCGTGAGCGCCGCCGGGCGTCGGCGCATCCCCGCCAGGCGTCGGAGAACCGCC
Proteins encoded in this window:
- a CDS encoding neuraminidase-like domain-containing protein, with amino-acid sequence MEPLALVALTVLAFRAQGDGVSNLHAFLDRMGFGGHIAPEERERALYGATTLEAVRAFQQEFGIAAPAPGEISPEVAAQMNEIALRRDVFFLCAGAVIGADGAPAPDVALELGDVDNPVACARVRSDANGRYRAFYDPRFYAREGALVRRPKDRPDLVLRALGPDGAERARSETVRGDRPEIAIDLRLPAEGGPEQPQDAPYSVSGAVVGADGLPVPGVTVVAWDRDVGPAREQLGRREPPVVTDAEGRFAIAYGPSAFREGEGRGDAARRADMLFTLAQGERPVESFSIVRLPVQGDPSIADELPVGVDELALGLVARPDERVRIVLDDVRAPRGPSLFERLTEALAPLTTRAPLADFDEAANGDVRFAARECGLARADVADMADAHRLARDLDCKPEHAFAVVRLLSARDLRAVAAQTPAALARAFTDAVADGLIPPTPEADIEDAAARMRDAAARRAMALPLDSGASFDASLRDAIPDPAVRADLFARAASGGLDDEAWARFAADRPGLDVAGARFALQTAALAGGAPGLAERLRAAAPGATTLRTLALELDERALADAVSLARPAPRTGEDAEAAAQRRAAEIAGLLAVTQTTAVVARDVAAVARDAPGLMPQATADALARAVRATPFDLARDRVADLVNAHADTLFEGVNDPAARAEAVAGLARVQRLFRVSPDPVTLKTALSLRGADGGPFRGALDIARLSEDAFVARAVGATPEQVSGLRALHRRAAGQAETVSTLVVGYHQERHDATPALAVPGRPLGAEASPVAPAEPAAQGARGEPKPDAVASLQDLLGGAEMCECDDCRSVMGPAAYLVDLFEFLDKRCSPDAAGVTPLDVLIGNVDKQAPGRRPDLAHIKLSCENTNTTIPTIDLINEILESIVAQDKPPSGFDLAGKPLESSYGVTGPQLSAAPENVQDKAYEIVSAAVYPMSLPYDRLLATARAALALGGVDRAALLELFDARGAATALQAERLGLFARDVEILTGMRLDGTPGPTPIETAALFGREGVEWMKGLPKVRTLLEALDITYTELVALLRTRVVGGEVPDPDARDVRARIYLTVDQLKTVRQPGYQEGSDAKITEAMALGQVSLADVTDLLEARKDRLDRIWVLDPPLGCDLDLLEVRTLDGGRLDGSDPGTRARTEADWRRINGFVRLARRMRATFDELDAALEAVGPHGDEAFSLPHLEALGALAELRRLCDVDWHVAAALAGGIGASGRTSLYARLFLATGIARLHPAFGLDADGAPLTGNSSLETGVPGIAAALALEPASVRELARSMNLPTLTLEAVSALHRVTTMAGLLGLPALDLVSLAQALGGPDLAASVAPSALLAFMRRARLVLDAVPDVDAIRTFVSDAPDAWKPAAVSDAIARALVSANDADAAERADETTAPAQGESDLDEATRVSRAEARQEELEIRENARLRRRRGAALAATTSAIGGSAATVAALLGAADDPAKALLKVGDRPALDVIAAGEDASGELLAAWRAVQISAALGWDDATTALAMGDMGLLTQARLGGGATVRAMALGEIAVAQMCIKATGRPAALAGAAAALVKAAGAIDATAAAAVGRWLSTPAAAVSDAGAAAFGALEPDQAAARPFAALALLKARIEAAHKLGLTCAQCAAAAVEPVPAAALDIVLQGLKSRFSASGWLDASRRIFDPIREASRNALVAYLVRKKELRDADQLFGLYFIDMQTNAFVLTSRIRQAIFAVQIFVQRCLMGLEIKNGVAPSQINAKEWRITGRYPTWASLVQALLFPEHLLEPGWRDDKTPAFMAFENALRQSDATAATAERGYSDLLESVCGVASLEVCGTFLQTVFEGDEMGAFTSVLHVVGRSRGGVPRKYYYRRLNRYEHHQEWTAWSQINADVQGVEKDRLSPRAGDGSNGSLFESGVHVLPVMHEGRLHLFWPTLVRKVDQPEQASIDPQKKITPRFASPYWEVKLCWSQLQGETWTPKQQSSALYESWWNDTGVSISGGPRGAGGLLAGLSPGQLVAVFARDEPQFPDPADLVLKATGTGDAASIVLGLRRPRSAGRAQRVEALARFSLPTRSREMVARSQGGFVDGDHVALSAASLSGSYMGLSASGAVKATPPGQTREGDRLFDAPTDTRIVTLNQGFGAPLQAPLFLNASGRSYIAFPSVGTTTIAADAPKTPKDHLPWTTAVTSGVDRAALLAVQPPETAPTHPWAATATAAMRLSSAAVIQTALAPKDDGAAFAAAAIRPQVSIARAAAVSPSFLDGVAQLGRRTMSVDAVNLTVEPFWHAHAEDFAKAFRTGGLDALLAPETQLRSLGAPASFMAAFGADPNRVTGPTDEGVAFEASSAYGVYNWELFFHAPMLLMKRLWENGRLDEALEWFHRVLNPLDYGDDVANAWRFTPLRHVDMTPIDELLASLSRPDGDPQKTAMLAQIQVLRLFPFRAHRLARLRPGAYRRWAAMQYILLRVAIGDRFLRRFTPEDVNASIQHFVIAHACAGSRPQTVTARTTLPAMSYAELRPRLNAFGNVAYEAETLLGPAAGATPAATTDAALGVVRRASIQYFGVQKNQKLLALWDLVEDRLYKVRNGMNIDGQQIQLPLFSPPIDPALLAEAAAAGLDIADVAAALTAPPPRRRFRAVHREAVALAEAMARLGAALSESRDRRDSEELAYKRAQNEKDLADLILQTRQAQVDEAARAVESARAERLAPLERWRHYRDLLGADLAEPTLAPKPEEAGKAERYTLQRTLNLVQAKDVKVGSLSVLSVAPLLLGAAFGGPAAAAAMGATGVGGSTTVSGAGIISGGTILSEEAGEIEESFKAADKAAEASNIEILGSVLQIIPSIEAAVKPLGGGVAVHFGGQQLAGLQSALSREKQAIGAMHSFFAGLLGKQASYVLREREWAAQLHQAAADIKRAEHAAAVAVLRKGVAERELAVQQDAVLYADQVKTYLEQKHSNVELFDYRIERQMELFRRCFDLALERALMAQASFGYEREPRAFVRVSRPADARGELMSGHELLACLADMERAYVEPPELAEITRQISLRQIAPQALWTLRETGEARFTIPEALFDIDYPGHYDRRLRSVQVTIPYLQTPGAPLTGELVLEEAFRRKVAPAANMPDIAPDGVTQAPWIALSTVREDGGRFELSGQSDDYLPFEGRGAVSRWTLRMPKTFRRVNYRAISDVAMTFRYVAKPGGAVARDAVEKRLGALYASVQSLATAPAGAPCVLLSLKHDLPDVWDAFQKAAGAPIRLDTLDQSLPYLFRRSMKTKLVEAHFSEMLKDGSPAQDWRPIPNGQATFTPQAAANDLDDVAVLALFSARRS